A stretch of the Buchananella sp. 14KM1171 genome encodes the following:
- a CDS encoding nucleotidyltransferase family protein, producing the protein MTITSKAVILARGLGKRMREQAEGAPVSAAADAGAKGMIETGGRPFLDYVISALADAGVKDVCLVIGPEHNMFRDYYDSLDTQRVRIHYAVQQEPLGTADAVAAAEEFAGQDSFIVVNSDNYYPPVALSALAAVDGAGVIGFDRAALVEQSNIPAERVAAFALLDVADDSTMVDIVEKPTAEEMERLGASAPASMNAWKFTPAIFAACKVIEKSVRGEFEITDAVRRAIADGTPFTVVPAALGVLDMSRRTDIDAVRDALADTEVVL; encoded by the coding sequence ATGACCATTACGTCCAAGGCTGTAATTTTGGCGCGCGGGCTCGGCAAGCGCATGCGTGAGCAGGCGGAGGGAGCCCCCGTTTCGGCGGCGGCTGACGCCGGCGCCAAGGGGATGATCGAGACGGGCGGGCGCCCGTTCCTGGACTACGTGATTTCCGCCCTGGCGGACGCGGGCGTGAAGGACGTCTGCCTGGTGATCGGCCCGGAGCACAACATGTTCCGCGATTACTACGACAGCTTGGACACCCAGCGCGTGCGAATTCACTACGCCGTGCAGCAGGAGCCGCTCGGGACGGCGGACGCGGTGGCAGCGGCGGAGGAATTCGCCGGCCAGGACTCCTTCATCGTGGTCAACTCCGACAACTACTACCCGCCGGTGGCGCTGAGCGCGCTGGCCGCCGTGGACGGCGCCGGCGTGATCGGTTTTGACCGCGCCGCCCTGGTGGAGCAGTCCAACATCCCGGCCGAGCGCGTAGCCGCCTTCGCGCTGCTCGATGTGGCCGACGATTCCACGATGGTGGACATCGTGGAGAAGCCCACTGCGGAGGAGATGGAGCGCCTGGGCGCCTCCGCCCCCGCCTCCATGAATGCCTGGAAGTTCACCCCGGCTATCTTCGCGGCCTGCAAGGTGATCGAGAAGTCCGTGCGCGGCGAGTTCGAGATCACCGACGCCGTGCGCCGCGCGATCGCCGACGGCACGCCCTTCACGGTGGTGCCCGCCGCCCTGGGTGTGCTGGACATGTCCCGCCGCACCGACATCGACGCGGTGCGCGACGCCCTTGCCGACACCGAGGTGGTGCTGTGA
- the lysA gene encoding diaminopimelate decarboxylase, translating to MSAGVGEADGLPVGSLVCPEPWERPDLWSWTTLRRPDGELEIGGVAASVLAREFGTPAFVLDRADLAGRAQVWATAMAEEFWEGYGMAGGDAFYAGKAFLCSDVVRVVSQAGMGIDTASLGELTLALRAGADPAMVGLHGNNKLDEEIELALSAGEGAGIARIFVDSLGEVEQIAAVARRLGTLARVMVRLKTGIHAGGNEYIATSHEDQKFGVSVADGSALEVVAAIAARPELELLGFHNHIGSQILGTEAFVAAVRVVLEFRARVERELGLATPEVDLGGGVGIAYTGVDAAPTPVIEVVRAIATAVREVCGELGTSIPRVSVEPGRSVVGPTTVTLYRVGAIKDVTLEGGGVRRYVSVDGGMSDNIRPALYGAQYTATLANRLSGEAPVRCRVVGKHCESGDIVVHDVDLPADVRTGDLLAVPATGAYGYAMASNYNLLAKPVVVACEGGRASVVVRRQSMEHLLELDVQ from the coding sequence GTGAGCGCAGGGGTGGGCGAGGCGGACGGCCTGCCGGTGGGGAGCCTGGTTTGCCCGGAGCCGTGGGAGCGCCCTGACCTGTGGTCGTGGACGACGTTGCGCCGGCCCGACGGCGAGTTGGAGATCGGCGGCGTGGCGGCCAGCGTGTTGGCGCGTGAGTTCGGTACCCCTGCTTTTGTGCTGGATCGCGCCGACTTGGCGGGGCGTGCCCAGGTGTGGGCGACCGCCATGGCGGAGGAGTTTTGGGAGGGCTACGGCATGGCGGGCGGGGATGCCTTCTACGCCGGCAAGGCCTTCTTGTGTAGCGACGTGGTGCGCGTGGTGAGTCAGGCCGGTATGGGGATCGACACCGCCTCGCTGGGGGAGTTGACGCTGGCCCTGCGGGCCGGCGCGGACCCCGCCATGGTGGGGCTGCACGGCAACAACAAGCTGGATGAGGAGATCGAGCTGGCGCTGAGCGCGGGCGAGGGGGCGGGGATCGCCCGTATCTTCGTGGACAGCTTGGGTGAGGTGGAGCAGATCGCTGCGGTGGCGCGCCGCCTGGGGACGCTTGCCCGCGTGATGGTGCGGCTAAAGACCGGCATCCACGCCGGCGGCAACGAGTACATCGCCACCTCCCACGAGGACCAGAAGTTCGGTGTTTCCGTGGCTGACGGTTCCGCCCTGGAGGTGGTGGCGGCTATTGCGGCCCGCCCTGAGCTGGAGCTGCTTGGCTTCCACAACCACATCGGCTCCCAGATTCTGGGTACGGAGGCTTTCGTGGCTGCGGTGCGCGTGGTGCTGGAGTTCCGCGCCCGGGTGGAGCGGGAGCTTGGTCTTGCCACCCCGGAGGTGGACCTGGGTGGCGGCGTGGGTATCGCCTACACGGGGGTGGACGCTGCCCCTACCCCGGTGATCGAGGTGGTGCGCGCGATCGCGACGGCTGTGCGTGAGGTGTGTGGCGAACTGGGAACGTCTATCCCGCGCGTCTCTGTGGAGCCGGGCCGCTCCGTGGTTGGTCCTACCACGGTGACGTTGTACCGCGTGGGGGCGATCAAGGACGTGACGCTGGAGGGCGGCGGGGTGCGCCGCTACGTGTCCGTGGACGGCGGCATGAGCGACAACATCCGTCCGGCCCTGTACGGGGCGCAGTACACCGCTACGTTGGCCAACCGGCTCTCTGGTGAGGCGCCTGTGCGTTGCCGCGTGGTGGGCAAGCACTGCGAGAGTGGTGACATCGTGGTGCACGACGTTGACCTCCCGGCCGACGTGCGCACTGGAGACCTGTTGGCGGTGCCGGCCACTGGGGCCTACGGCTATGCGATGGCTTCCAACTACAACCTGTTGGCTAAGCCTGTGGTGGTGGCTTGTGAGGGGGGCCGGGCCAGCGTGGTGGTGCGCAGGCAGTCCATGGAGCACCTGCTGGAGCTGGACGTTCAGTAG
- the argS gene encoding arginine--tRNA ligase, protein MTPAELTQHVRDALSSLRLAGKLALDEALIQEVKVERPRSREHGDWATNAALQLAKRAGMNPRELAELLANELRAVEGIEAVEIAGPGFLNVRLSSGAAGELARTILTAGESYGSSSTGAGLHVNLEYVSANPTGPVHLGGARWAAVGDSLARLFKATGAQVTREYYFNDHGAQIDRFARSLYARAMGQEAPEDGYGGQYIEDIAAQVVALREQAGQADPRELPEAEAVEVFRAIGVELMFGEIKERLRTFGAEFDVFFHEDSLHSSGAVDRAIERLRERGVIFELDGATWLRTTDFGDDKDRVLIKSDGQAAYFAGDVAYYLDKRGRGADKAIYLLGADHHGYIGRMMAMCAAFGDEPGKNMEILIGQLVNLVSGGQAVRMSKRAGTIVTLDDLVDAVGVDAARYALVRSSMDSQIDIDLDLLASTTNENPVYYVQYAHARTCNVSRNAAEHGVSREAGFDPAELSTEADSELLGELARFPEVVAQAAQLTEPHRVARYLESLAGAYHAWYGKCRVTPRADEEVTAAHVARLWLNDAVTVVLANGLGLLGVSAPERM, encoded by the coding sequence ATGACTCCCGCAGAACTGACTCAGCACGTGCGCGATGCCCTTAGCTCCCTCCGCTTGGCCGGAAAGCTGGCCCTAGATGAGGCCCTGATCCAAGAGGTCAAGGTGGAGCGCCCCCGGAGTCGAGAGCACGGTGACTGGGCAACGAATGCCGCACTGCAGTTGGCGAAGAGGGCCGGCATGAACCCCCGGGAGCTGGCGGAGTTGCTGGCCAACGAGCTGCGCGCCGTGGAGGGGATCGAGGCCGTGGAGATCGCCGGCCCGGGCTTCCTGAACGTGCGCCTGTCCTCCGGGGCGGCCGGCGAGCTGGCGCGCACGATTTTGACAGCGGGGGAGAGCTACGGGTCTTCCTCCACCGGTGCGGGCCTGCACGTCAACCTGGAGTATGTCTCTGCTAACCCGACCGGCCCGGTTCACCTGGGTGGTGCCCGCTGGGCGGCCGTGGGTGACTCCCTGGCCCGCCTGTTCAAGGCCACCGGGGCGCAGGTGACGCGCGAGTACTACTTCAACGACCACGGCGCCCAGATTGACCGCTTTGCCCGCTCCCTCTATGCCCGCGCCATGGGCCAGGAGGCGCCGGAGGACGGCTACGGCGGCCAGTACATCGAGGACATCGCCGCCCAGGTGGTGGCGCTGCGTGAGCAGGCCGGGCAGGCCGACCCGCGCGAGCTGCCGGAGGCGGAGGCCGTGGAGGTCTTCCGGGCTATCGGCGTGGAGCTCATGTTCGGGGAGATCAAGGAGCGCCTGCGCACCTTCGGGGCGGAGTTTGACGTGTTCTTCCACGAGGACTCCCTGCACTCCTCCGGCGCGGTGGACCGCGCCATCGAGCGCCTGCGCGAGCGCGGCGTGATCTTTGAGCTTGACGGCGCCACCTGGCTGCGCACCACGGACTTTGGGGACGACAAGGACCGGGTGCTGATCAAGTCCGACGGCCAGGCCGCCTACTTTGCCGGCGATGTGGCCTACTACCTGGACAAGCGCGGGCGTGGCGCGGACAAGGCCATCTACCTGCTGGGGGCTGACCACCACGGCTACATCGGCCGCATGATGGCGATGTGCGCCGCATTTGGTGACGAGCCGGGCAAGAACATGGAGATCCTGATTGGGCAGCTGGTGAACCTGGTCAGCGGCGGGCAGGCCGTGCGCATGTCCAAGCGCGCCGGCACGATCGTGACGCTGGATGACCTGGTGGACGCCGTTGGCGTGGACGCCGCCCGCTACGCGCTGGTGCGCTCCTCCATGGACTCCCAGATCGACATCGACCTGGACCTGCTGGCTTCCACCACCAACGAAAACCCGGTCTATTACGTGCAGTACGCGCACGCCCGCACCTGCAACGTCTCCCGCAACGCCGCCGAGCACGGCGTGAGCCGCGAGGCGGGCTTTGACCCGGCGGAGTTGAGCACCGAGGCTGATTCGGAGTTGCTGGGTGAGTTGGCTCGTTTCCCGGAGGTGGTGGCGCAGGCGGCGCAGCTGACGGAGCCTCACCGGGTGGCCCGCTACCTGGAGAGCCTGGCTGGCGCCTACCACGCCTGGTATGGCAAGTGCCGCGTCACCCCGCGCGCCGATGAGGAGGTCACCGCCGCTCATGTTGCGCGCCTGTGGTTGAACGACGCCGTCACTGTCGTGTTGGCCAACGGCCTAGGTTTGCTGGGCGTGAGCGCGCCGGAGCGCATGTGA